The proteins below are encoded in one region of Aquisphaera giovannonii:
- a CDS encoding ArnT family glycosyltransferase, giving the protein MGPGQGGSLRSAAGRWWPELLVGVLACATFLGCLGSVELWGKREQRAAAEALDTVLNGHWLVAEIQGRPRLEKPPLPRWAVAGLLLLTGRREEWVVRLPSALSGLACVALVYALGRRIGGRELGLASAVILGTTGLFISELRQAGNDGPLAAFTALAVFAAWRRIHKEGDGAGEDAPGGRGWAVLFHVAMGLGFLCKGPIVLMLVGVAVLPYLMLTGRLRVGLRRLWDPAGVLAFLAMAIAWPALVLAADPEALGVWTTEMGQKTGALPLAHRERGGLLLSSPLMMLPWAVVGIVGAAVPFRADRGLGLPWRRGDAWLPWCWTIGNLGLLGTWAVAKPNYFVPCLPGLALLGGMAWIRLDALARSAVPAASRRARRLLHLQWGILALAGVVVAAACRGALSAAPPGWLALLAVMPPAAAALGARARGRGRGAVALLPAAAATAAGVLIGYGILGPGDDRERGHRHLAEQIARLAPAGADAGAAELRFFHEIDEGLWFYLGDRRLAPVPGSQPRYSDSYDKLGNALTSGSNCIDPAAIAARFEGRQRRVLRDWIDRRPPAAGPAALLIRVPLLERWSADLAGRAAPLVVEENRKRTPLALLRVVPDAAGIADASR; this is encoded by the coding sequence ATGGGGCCGGGGCAGGGGGGATCGCTCCGATCGGCGGCCGGGCGATGGTGGCCGGAGCTCCTCGTCGGGGTGCTCGCCTGCGCGACGTTCCTGGGATGCCTGGGCTCGGTGGAGCTCTGGGGCAAGCGGGAGCAGCGGGCCGCGGCCGAGGCGCTCGACACGGTCCTCAACGGGCACTGGCTCGTCGCCGAGATCCAGGGCCGGCCCCGGCTCGAGAAGCCGCCGCTGCCGCGATGGGCCGTCGCCGGCCTGCTCCTCCTGACGGGCCGCCGCGAGGAATGGGTCGTCCGCCTGCCGAGCGCCCTGTCGGGCCTGGCGTGCGTCGCCCTGGTGTACGCGCTGGGGAGGAGGATCGGCGGCCGCGAGCTCGGGCTGGCCTCGGCCGTGATCCTCGGGACGACCGGATTATTCATCTCGGAGCTCCGCCAGGCGGGCAACGACGGCCCGCTCGCCGCGTTCACGGCGCTGGCCGTCTTCGCGGCGTGGCGGAGGATCCATAAAGAAGGGGACGGTGCCGGCGAAGATGCCCCCGGCGGCCGCGGCTGGGCGGTCCTCTTCCACGTCGCGATGGGCCTGGGGTTCCTCTGCAAGGGGCCCATCGTGCTCATGCTGGTGGGCGTGGCGGTCCTCCCTTATTTGATGCTGACCGGCCGCCTGCGAGTGGGGCTAAGGCGGCTCTGGGATCCCGCGGGCGTGCTGGCCTTCCTCGCGATGGCGATCGCCTGGCCGGCGCTCGTGCTGGCGGCCGACCCGGAGGCGCTGGGGGTCTGGACGACCGAGATGGGGCAGAAGACCGGGGCCCTGCCGCTGGCCCATCGGGAGAGGGGGGGCCTCCTCCTTTCGTCCCCCCTGATGATGCTCCCGTGGGCGGTCGTCGGGATCGTCGGGGCCGCGGTCCCGTTCCGGGCCGACCGCGGGCTGGGCCTGCCCTGGCGGCGGGGCGACGCGTGGCTCCCCTGGTGCTGGACGATCGGGAACCTCGGCCTGCTCGGCACCTGGGCGGTGGCCAAGCCGAACTACTTCGTCCCGTGCCTGCCCGGCCTGGCGCTCCTGGGGGGCATGGCGTGGATCCGCCTGGACGCCCTGGCCCGCTCCGCCGTGCCGGCCGCGTCCCGGAGGGCGCGTCGCCTGCTCCACCTTCAGTGGGGGATCCTGGCGCTCGCCGGGGTCGTGGTCGCGGCGGCGTGCCGGGGGGCCCTCTCGGCGGCACCCCCCGGCTGGCTGGCCCTCCTCGCCGTCATGCCGCCCGCCGCGGCGGCCCTGGGCGCGCGGGCCCGGGGACGAGGCCGGGGCGCGGTGGCCCTCCTGCCCGCCGCGGCGGCGACCGCGGCCGGGGTGCTCATCGGGTACGGCATCCTCGGCCCGGGGGACGACCGCGAGCGGGGCCATCGCCACCTCGCCGAGCAGATCGCCCGCCTGGCCCCCGCGGGGGCCGATGCCGGCGCCGCGGAGCTCCGCTTCTTCCACGAGATCGACGAGGGCCTCTGGTTCTACCTCGGGGACCGCCGCCTCGCCCCCGTGCCCGGGAGCCAGCCCCGCTACAGCGACAGCTACGACAAGCTCGGCAACGCCCTCACCTCCGGATCCAACTGCATCGACCCGGCCGCGATCGCCGCGCGCTTCGAAGGGCGGCAGCGGCGGGTCCTCCGCGACTGGATCGATCGTCGCCCGCCCGCCGCCGGCCCCGCCGCCCTCCTCATCCGCGTCCCCCTCCTCGAGAGGTGGTCGGCGGACCTGGCCGGCCGCGCGGCCCCGCTCGTCGTCGAGGAGAACCGCAAGCGCACCCCGCTGGCCCTCCTTCGAGTGGTCCCCGACGCCGCCGGCATCGCCGACGCGTCCCGCTGA